Within the Candidatus Poribacteria bacterium genome, the region TTTCATCAATACTAATATATGGATCATCTGGTGATTCTCCGTTTTCTATTTCATTATTCCCACCACACCCTACTAAAATTAAAAATAAAAAAAACATATAGAATTTTTTCATGGATTTTTCCTCTTTGATTTCGATTTTGAAAATCCCGTAGTCAAAACGTCGCGAATGCGTTTGTTGACGCACGGGTTAACGTGAATTCGATTCACGCCCTTTCATAATTGAGGACACACTTTCGGGTTAGGAAGGGTGCATAATCCGAAAAAGATCAAAAACTTGAGCCACTTTAGTAGGGCTATTTACACTAAAATCCACAGTAAGGGCGCGGCTAGAAACCTTGCCAGCGAAGGCGGAAACTGCTCCCTTTTGAAATATCTATACATCTTCAGAATTTATTATAGTTCCCGGTTTTTGGGCATTTTAGGGGCAGAAGCGATTACGGATTGATCCTGCAATTGCTGATCAGTGCCAAGGTGTTTTTAAGGACATCAGCGTTCCCTTTAACCGACGACTGCCACTGTTTATCAATTGGAAATCGGAGTTCCCTTCTATTGGGGTAGAAAATTGGTGAGGTTGCAAACCGCAACAGCGCGAAGCGTATTACTCAATCCATTGCATTGTTTCTCGGAGTTGTTCCTTTGCTTTGGCGTAATCTCGGCGAGCTTGATAAAAGACGCGTTGTGCCTCTGTAAATTGTGCTTGCGTTTGAAACGCATCGATATAAGTCATATTCTGGTATCCGGGTATTTCAACCGTAACTTCATCAAGCACGCGTTCAATCGTTCGCAATCTTTGCTCAAAAATTCTCACGCGTGTTTCTTCGATCTCCGCTCGTTCTTTGGCATTCGCCACGGCACGGTAGGCACGTCGCACCTCTACGCGGATTGACTTCGTTTTTTCGACATACTCCAACTGAAGCCGTTCAAGTTCTGCGAGTTCTACGGCGCGAAGATTTTTCGTTTTGTTCCCATCGTATAACGGAATGTTGAAGTTGAAACGCAGTTCCCACCCATCTTGTGTCCGCGGACGGGTTTGAAACATACTGGATGCATCTCGCTCACGGTCGAGTATCACTGGATCGTAGAGTGCTTTTGCATCCCACGTCTGGTTCTGTTGATGTTGTTCCAACAGCACATGGAGATCCTTGTAACGTGCTTCAGCAGAGAGTTCGGGAAATCGGTTCCAGATTGTCTCCGCGGCGAGCCGCTCTTGACGGACAATATCGCCTTGTAAGTCGCGTAGATCAAGGTTGTTTGCGAATGCAAGCTCAACTGCCTTCTCTAATGTCATGTCGTCCTCGGGGAAGGATTGTGAAAGCGTAACTTCTGCCAGCGGATCAAGGCCCGTGAGACGAATGAGTTCGGCAGTATCTACATCAAGCCTACGCTGCAGCTCATTGAGGGCAAGCTGCTGCTCAGAAAGTTCAAGTTCCGTATTGAGGCGGCTGAGGAAAGGTATCCGTTTTTCTGCGTGCTTGATTTGTGTACTTTTCAGTTTTTTATTCAGTTCCACCTCAATCGCACGCCGTTCCTGAATCTCTTCCTGTGTCAGGATGATATTGTTCCAGAGATTGCGGACATCGTGAACGCTCTGCTTTTTCACGCGTTCGTATTCAATCTCTGCCTTACGGACCTCCTCCTGTGTAGCATCAAGGGCTTCGGGGATCTCACCGAATTGGGCAAGAAGCATACTTGCCTGTGCGCGGGTGAGGTAGTCTCTCTGATCAATATCCCCATCTTTTTGGCGTTGGTATT harbors:
- a CDS encoding TolC family protein, with the translated sequence MEIVVNKKLTKVLVIYLFFTIGSAVSAQRLVILQPARAIELTLQNNETVKKAGKVVERAKANLRVSKAIYLPQVGVTGEYQRQKDGDIDQRDYLTRAQASMLLAQFGEIPEALDATQEEVRKAEIEYERVKKQSVHDVRNLWNNIILTQEEIQERRAIEVELNKKLKSTQIKHAEKRIPFLSRLNTELELSEQQLALNELQRRLDVDTAELIRLTGLDPLAEVTLSQSFPEDDMTLEKAVELAFANNLDLRDLQGDIVRQERLAAETIWNRFPELSAEARYKDLHVLLEQHQQNQTWDAKALYDPVILDRERDASSMFQTRPRTQDGWELRFNFNIPLYDGNKTKNLRAVELAELERLQLEYVEKTKSIRVEVRRAYRAVANAKERAEIEETRVRIFEQRLRTIERVLDEVTVEIPGYQNMTYIDAFQTQAQFTEAQRVFYQARRDYAKAKEQLRETMQWIE